CCGAGAGAAGACAGTGTTCATCACTGACAGGGGAACCTACTGCTACAAAGTAATGCCATTTGGCCTTAAGAACGCTGGCACGACTTACCAACGACTCGTCAATCGAATGTTCGCAGACAAACTGGAGAACACGATGGACATCGACGACATCCTGGTTAAGTCACTCCGCGCGGCGTACCACCTGAATCATCTAAGAGAGTTCTTCAAGACGTAGAACGAGTACGGAATGAAACTCAACCCGGCAAAATGCACCTTCGGCGTTACTTCAGGCGAATTCTTGGGTTACATCGTCACAAAACAAGGAATGGAAGCGTATCCTAAGCAGATCAACGCAATACTTGACTTCCCTGCTCGAAGAACAACCGAGAAGTCCAGCAACTAATGGGGAAAATTGCAGCGTTAAACCGTTTCATCTCAAGATCTACGGAGAAATGTCTCCCCATTTACGAGCTGCTGTGCGGAAATAAGCGTTTCGTCTGGGACGAAAAATGCGAAGAAGCGTTCTAACAGCTCAAACAGTATCTTACGACTCCTCCCTTGCTATCCAAACCAGAAGCCGGTGATACACTCTCTCTCTATATTACAGTATCCTCTACCGCGGTCAGCAGTGTCCTCATCTGAGAATATCGAGGCGAACAGAAGCCTATCTTCTACACGAGCAAACGAACGACCAACCCAGAAACTCGATACCCCAGTCTTGAGAAAATGGCTCTTGCCGTTATCACGTCAGCAAGGAAGCTACGTCCTTACTTCCCATCGCACACGATCGAAGTAATGGCGAATCAACCCGTTCGCACCGTAAAGCAAAACACCAATCAGTCTGGACCGTTATCGAACTGGGCTATCGAGCTCAGTGAGCATAACATTGTGTTCAAAACTCGAGCGGCGGCGAAATCACAAGTCCTTGCCGACTTCCTGATCGAGCTCTCGCCAGAGCTAAAACAAGACCTGATCCTCCCAAGTCATAACTAGATATTCCATGTCGACGGATCGTCAACAAACAAAGGATCGGGAGCAGAAGTCCAACTGCAGTCACCAACAAGCGTGTTAATCAGACAGTCATTCAGTTTCGGCTTCACCGCTTCGAACAACGAAGTGGAGTACAAGTCGTTAATTGCAGGGCTACAATTCGCTAAGGCGGTCAAGGAAAAATGGCTCAGTACCTACTGTGACTCGCAACTCGTCACCAGTCAGTTTAGCGGCGACTACGGTGACCGCAACGAACGAATGGAAGCCTACCAAAAAGTCTTCCAAGCACTCGCTAAAGACTTTGAATTATTCGAACTCACCAAAGTCCCTAGAGGAGAGAACGTGTACGCCGACGCTCTCGCTGCCTTAGGCAGCAGACTGCACGATCAGGTGAAACGAACCATTCCTATGCACAAGATCAACAAACCGAGCATCGCGCTGCCATCTAGCGAAACAACCATCGTAGAACCCATAACTGAAGTTGTCCCCATGGATGAAGACCCCGCAACGGAACAAACCGAAGCCCCCGACTGGAGAACATAATTCATCGATTACCTTGTCGATGGGAAGCTACCTCCCGAAAAGTGGATTACGAGACGGCTCAAAACATGCAGTGCCCACTACATCGTCCTAGATGGAGAGCTCCACCGATGGACCGCAACCAAAGTACTCTTGAAGTGTATCCACGGCGAGGAAACGCACCTTGTCATGGCCGAAACACATGAGGGTGCCGCAGGAAATCACTCTGGAGGACGAGCACTCGCCCTGAAAGTCAAAAGCCTCGGCTTTTACTGGACAACGATGAACGCGGACTGCAAAGCATACGCTCAACGATGCGACCAATGACAGCGACACGCCTCGACAATCGATTGCCCGACAGAGCTACTACGAATGATGACGGCGTCGTACCCTTTCATGCGATGGGGAATGGACACAATCGGTCCTATGCCAAGCTCCCGACAGAAGCGCTTCGTCCTAGTCTTAACCGACGACTTTACGAAGTGGATCGAGGCGGAAGCCTTCACCAACATAACGGAAAAAGAAGTCCAACGGTTTGTATGGAAAAACGTCATATGTTGCCACGGCCTGCCTTATGAAATAGTGACTGACAACGGCTCTCAGTTCATATCAAACAAGTTTCGAAAGTTCTGCGAAAGGTGGAGGATCCGACTCAACACGTCGAGCCCGCGGTACCCGCAAAGCAATGGTCAAGCCGAAGTGTCCAACAAGATAATAATCGACGGATTGAAGAAACGCCTCGACTTGAAAAAGGGATGTTGGGCCGAAGAACTCGACGGTGTCCTTTGGTCGCACAGAACGACTCCTCGAGGAGCGACAAAATCGACTCCTTTTTCAATGGCTCACAGATTCGAAGCCATGGCCCCCTCTTAAGTGAACGTAACCAGCCTATGCCGATCAAAAATGCGACAGAACGTCGAGCTTAACAGCGACATGCTGCTCGACGCCTTGGACGCTATTGAAGAACGATGCGACCAAGCTCTGCACCACATCTAGAATTATCAACACCAGATCGAGAACTACTACAATAAGAAGGTCAGGTCTCGACCTCTCGAGTTGGGCGACATCGTACTCTGTAAAGTGTTCGAAAACACTAAAGAGCTGAACGCAGGCAAGCTTGGGACTAACTGGGAAGGACCATACAAAATCGCCCAAGTCATCAAACCAGGAGTCTACCGACTCGCGACGTCAACCGGAAAACATGTTCCCCGAGCATGGAACTCCATGCATCTCCGAAGATATTACTCTTGAGAAGGCATCGAGTAATCGAGTAACTAAACACACTGTCAGTTTTACTCGATCAAACTTCAAAACCAACGAGTGAATGACATACCGTCACTTTCACGCGCAAAAAAAAAAAGAAAAAAAAAAAAAAGTGAATGTGCATCCACTGCCACTTTCACTCACCAAAAAAGGAACTACGAATGGCTTGATCCTCTCCCAGAGGTACGTAGGCAGCCTTAACCGGTCCAGCTATAACCAAAAAACAAAAACAAATTCTCTCAACGAGAAGAAGTACAAATTTTTTTCGCGATGCTTACGCACGAGCACGACCCCGTCTATC
This genomic interval from Brassica oleracea var. oleracea cultivar TO1000 chromosome C2, BOL, whole genome shotgun sequence contains the following:
- the LOC106323921 gene encoding uncharacterized protein LOC106323921, encoding MALAVITSARKLRPYFPSHTIEVMANQPVRTVKQNTNQSGPLSNWAIELSEHNIVFKTRAAAKSQIFHVDGSSTNKGSGAEVQLQSPTSVLIRQSFSFGFTASNNEVEYKSLIAGLQFAKAVKEKWLSTYCDSQLVTSQFSGDYGDRNERMEAYQKVFQALAKDFELFELTKVPRGENVYADALAALGSRLHDQVKRTIPMHKINKPSIALPSSETTIVEPITEVVPMDEDPATEQTEAPDWRT